The following coding sequences lie in one Trichoderma breve strain T069 chromosome 1, whole genome shotgun sequence genomic window:
- a CDS encoding spindle pole body formation-associated protein domain-containing protein — protein sequence MLGWMLGRGDNAPDAADTGDTALLDQPDTPAPVFAARSFKSALFGTPIRESHRVLRDRAKAAKSTTMPVDNTLDTPLKPQGILLTPGTGTSRPKRVSFNHDLATTKTISPNNEGPAVSKRTRLSDVLDKARRKSTTNVSKVAEPRIIKDESDEDEWEEDELDENGDYYAHDTTVDLNEPHSQSGKYWKEEFEKYHREARAEMEKLLKYKKHLKSYAEEKDLEAIHLAQRLKEEQGKVVAMEKMIAENASHMVSKQKGASSDETTELFATLTKQTALAAQYRHRVQELESQLEELHQGREEDDDEERERIRLQGTTSPNTARTLVETQRELRRSRAQLKELDALRDQVSSLKAQLKAADQRKSVDHSAPDEITDTVKVRALKAQLKQAREESSRKDDELGQLKKEFDLFKKEREAHDSDTKAVLERAQTKITDLKKEVKTLKAKDAGRNHKAEETKLARDTEDEEVLPRLSAATNGARRSIDAADLERPRHLEGVNAKSRNLRDKYQTDATPGQSRAMAKSKGTAEASKWPPSASRTPREIVSKRNRSGSDAGEDNIAISSMPGLAKSMAQSKKAPSVDDTDVEIEILQDRFARLGGGDAGQDRIKDIPKTGNSKASLPPERRAAALARIEKRMAEKRAQRRDGTDKENVRP from the exons ATGctgggctggatgctgggGCGCGGGGACAACGCGCCGGACGCGGCTGACACCGGAG ACACGGCACTTCTTGATCAGCCAGACACTCCCGCTCCTGTTTTTGCTGCAAGATCGTTCAAAAGTGCTCTCTTCGGCACTCCTATTCGAGAGTCGCACCGAGTGTTACGGGACAGGGCCAAAGCAGCAAAATCGACAACCATGCCGGTGGACAATACGTTAGATACTCCATTGAAACCACAAGGCATCTTGCTGACCCCTGGTACGGGGACATCGAGGCCGAAGCGCGTGTCATTCAACCATGATCTTGCGACAACAAAGACCATTTCGCCGAATAATGAGGGGCCCGCAGTCAGCAAAAGAACCCGTCTATCTGACGTGCTTGACAAGGCGAGACGCAAAAGCACCACAAATGTTTCCAAGGTGGCCGAGCCCCGTATCATCAAGGACGAGTCGGATGAGGACGAatgggaggaagacgaaCTTGACGAAAATGGCGATTATTACGCACATGATACCACGGTGGACCTGAACGAGCCACACTCCCAATCGGGCAAATATTGGAAAGAAGAGTTCGAAAAGTATCATCGAGAGGCACGagcggagatggagaagctcCTCAAATACAAGAAACATCTCAAATCTTAcgcggaggagaaggactTGGAGGCTATTCATCTGGCTCAGAGGCTCAAGGAGGAACAAGGAAAGGTGGTCGCCATGGAAAAGATGATTGCAGAAAATGCAAGCCATATGGTATCGAAACAGAAAGGCGCCTCCAGCGACGAAACTACAGAGTTATTTGCAACTCTCACAAAGCAAACAGCTCTCGCAGCCCAATACCGACATAGGGTTCAGGAATTGGAAAGCcagcttgaagagctgcaccaagggcgagaagaagacgacgacgaagagagagagcgcaTACGGCTACAGGGAACGACTTCGCCGAATACGGCAAGAACTCTAGTCGAAACCCAGCGAGAACTTCGACGATCTCGCGCACAACTCAAGGAGTTGGACGCCCTACGAGATCAAGTGTCCTCTCTCAAGGCTCAGCTAAAAGCTGCTGATCAACGAAAGTCTGTAGATCACTCAGCTCCCGATGAGATCACCGATACGGTCAAGGTGAGAGCGCTCAAAGCTCAACTTAAACAAGCAAGGGAAGAATCATCCAGGAAGGACGATGAACTTGGCCAACTGAAGAAGGAATTCGACTTGttcaagaaagagagagaagcccATGATTCAGATACCAAAGCCGTACTTGAACGTGCCCAAACCAAGATTACTGACCTCAAAAAGGAGGTCAAAACACTGAAGGCCAAAGATGCAGGCCGGAATCATAAAGCAGAGGAAACCAAGTTGGCAAGGGACaccgaggatgaggaagtTTTACCGAGGCTCTCTGCGGCAACAAACGGTGCTCGCAGGAGCATCGATGCGGCAGACCTTGAGAGACCCCGACATCTTGAAGGGGTCAATGCCAAGTCTCGAAACTTACGAGACAAATATCAAACCGATGCTACACCGGGCCAGTCTCGAGCAATGGCAAAGTCAAAGGGCACAGCTGAGGCCTCTAAATGGCCGCCCTCTGCATCAAGAACACCCAGAGAGATCGTGTCAAAACGTAACCGGTCAGGGAGCGACGCAGGAGAGGACAACATTGCAATTTCCAGTATGCCCGGGCTCGCAAAATCCATGGCTCAGTCCAAGAAAGCGCCATCCGTCGACGATACGGACGTCGAGATCGAGATTCTACAGGACCGCTTTGCTCGTCTCGGTGGCGGTGACGCAGGTCAAGATAGAATCAAAGATATTCCCAAGACTGGCAACAGCAAAGCTTCATTGCCACCAGAGCGACGAGCGGCTGCTCTAGCTCGAATTGAAAAGAGAATGGCCGAGAAGAGGGCCCAGCGACGAGATGGAACGGACAAGGAAAACGTACGGCCATGA
- a CDS encoding ureF domain-containing protein, producing MTAQNEIQIQDEIAQLESRLQEAKARLSTLGGSNPAIPSTPVRPAPSPSPSSSTHFLLLLSDSALPIGSFAFSSGLESFAAHNARASFGAFLPLSLSSYASTTLPFVLAAHRQPADLASLDDQLDAAVICTVGRRASVAQGRALLSIWERSFKTTILPSSATDALVLKDFSALLRRESTKAGGEAPLVSAHLGPLFGAICAIVGLTLRQTAYVFMLSHVKALISAAVRANMFGPYQAQKLLASENVQDLINVVVEREWYTSVEEAGQSVPVMDLWVGRHELLYSRIFNS from the exons ATGACAGCGCAGAATGAGATTCAGATCCAAGATGAAATTGCCCAGCTTGAGAGTCGTTTGCAAGAGGCAAAAGCCCGTCTGAGCACTCTCGGCGGATCAAACCCTGCCATCCCGT CAACACCAGTCCGGCCTgccccatcgccatcaccatcttcatcaacgcattttcttctcctgctctcTGATTCCGCCCTTCCCATCGGATCCTTCGCCTTCAGCAGCGGCCTGGAGTCCTTCGCGGCGCATAATGCCCGCGCCTCCTTCGGGGccttcctccccctctcgCTATCATCCTATGCCTCCACGACGCTGCCGTTCGTCCTGGCAGCACATCGCCAGCCCGCGGATCTCGCATCTTTGGACGACCAGCTCGATGCCGCCGTCATCTGCACCGTCGGCCGGCGTGCCAGCGTCGCCCAGGGCAGAGCGCTGCTGAGCATCTGGGAGCGCTCGTTCAAGACGACGATTCTCCCCTCCAGCGCCACGGACGCCCTCGTCCTCAAGGACTTCTCAGCGCTGCTTCGTCGAGAGAGCACCAAGGCCGGCGGCGAGGCTCCTCTCGTCTCAGCGCACCTCGGTCCGCTGTTCGGCGCGATTTGCGCCATCGTGGGGCTGACGCTTAGACAGACGGCCTATGTCTTCATGCTGAGCCACGTCAAGGCGCTGATTTCGGCGGCCGTGAGGGCGAATATGTTTGGACCGTATCAAGCACAGAAGCTACTTGCGAGTGAAAACGTACAGGACTTGATTAATGTCGTGGTGGAAAGGGAATGGTACACGTCTGTTGAGGAGGCAGGGCAGAGCGTACCGGTTATGGATCTATGGGTTGGACGACATGAGCTGCTTTACTCGAGAATATTCAACAGCTAA
- a CDS encoding torus domain-containing protein, producing MADQQEDGVAMAPVADEETQNMAVATTNSEVAAPTEKKVVKKIIRRKRRPARPQVEPDFFTNEPPPQTGTTFNIWYNKWAGGDHEAYQQTKSKGRCNVARDSGYTKADGVSGSYFCLFFARGLCPRGADCMYLHRLPGTYDLSAPNVDCFGRDKFSDYRDDMGGVGSFMRQNRTIYIGRIHVTDDIEEIVARHFAEWGPIERIRVLNSRGVAFVTYVNEANAEFAKEAMAHQSLDHDEVLNVRWATADPNPMARAREARRIEEQAAEAIRRALPAEFVAEIEGKDPEARKRRKLESSYGLEGYEAPDEIHFAQGPNAVNPAGRRGYEVEYQERPLLEDGTAGETETAAQEANQQQPAQSAGVFSSSTLAALGRAKVAVASKPAAPASTGPLVGYDSDSDE from the exons ATGGCGgaccaacaagaagacggtgTCGCAATGGCTCCGGTagctgatgaagagactCAGAACATGGCTGTTGCAACGACAAACAGCGAAGTCGCGGCTCCTACCGAGAAAAAGgtcgtcaagaagatcatccgcaggaagaggaggccAGCCAGGCCGCAAGTCGAACCGGATTTCTTCACCAACGAGCCTCCACCACAGACGGGTACAACTTTCAACATTTG GTATAACAAATGGGCGGGTGGCGACCACGAGGCATACCAGCAGACGAAATCGAAGGGGCGCTGCAACGTCGCTCGTGACAGCGGATACACGAAAGCCGACGGCGTGTCGGGAAGCTATTTCTGCCTGTTCTTTGCAAGAGGATTATGTCCACGAGGAGCAGACTGCATGTATCTACACCGACTCCCCGGCACGTACGACCTCTCGGCACCGAATGTCGATTGCTTCGGTAGAGATAAATTTTCCGACTACAGAGATGATATGGGCGGTGTTGGAAGTTTTATGCGCCAGAACCGAACCATTTACATCGGCCGCATACATGTAACCGACGATATCGAGGAGATTGTGGCGCGACACTTTGCTGAATGGGGCCCGATTGAACGAA TTCGCGTATTGAATTCTCGGGGTGTTGCTTTTGTCACCTATGTCAACGAAGCAAATGCAGAATTCGCCAAGGAAGCCATGGCGCATCA ATCTCTTGATCACGATGAGGTATTGAACGTTAGATGGGCCACAGCCGACCCTAACCCCATGGCACGAGCTCGAGAAGCGCGACGAATCGAAGAACAAGCTGCCGAGGCTATCCGGAGGGCGCTGCCAGCGGAATTTGTCGCCGAAATCGAGGGCAAAGATCCAGAggccagaaaaagaagaaagctaGAGAGCAGCTATGGATTGGAAGGCTACGAGGCCCCAGACGAAATCCACTTCGCACAAGGCCCTAATGCAGTCAATCCGgctggaagacgaggataCGAGGTGGAATATCAAGAACGGCCTctgcttgaagatggaacGGCTGGGGAGACAGAAACAGCAGCacaagaagcaaatcaacaACAACCGGCGCAGAGCGCAGGTGTATTCTCAAGTAGCACTTTGGCAGCTCTGGGCAGAGCAAAGGTTGCAGTGGCATCGAAACCAGCGGCGCCTGCATCTACGGGGCCTCTCGTGGGATATGATAGCGATAGCGATGAGTAA
- a CDS encoding TGS domain-containing protein — MVNITEKIKEIEEEMRKTQKYHLGLLKGKLARLRAQLLEPGPGAGGGGGSGFDVSKSGDARISLVGFPSVGKSTFLSKVTKTRSEVASYAFTTLTAIPGVLEYGGAEIQLLDLPGIIEGASEGKGRGRQVISAAKTSDLILMVLDATKRAEQRALLEAELEAVGIRLNREPPNIYLKVKTAGGMKITFQSPPNRLDEKMVFNILRDYKILNCEVLIRDPEATVDDLIDIIMKDHRKYIKCLYVYNKIDSVSLDFLDKLAREDHTVVMSCELDLGIQDVIDRCWKELKLIRIYTKRKGTEPDFNEALIVRSNSTIEDVCDRIHRTLKDTFKYALVWGASARHIPQRVGLGHPVADEDVVYIVTAWKA; from the exons ATGGTGAACATTACagagaagatcaagga GATcgaagaggagatgagaaaaaCACAGA AATACCATTTGGGTCTCTTGAAAGG AAAGCTCGCACGTCTCCGAGCGCAGCTACTAGAGCCTGGGCCTGGagccggtggtggtggtggctcTGGATTCGACGTGAGCAAAAGTGGTGATGCCCGAATATCTCTAGTCGGCTTTCCTTCAGTAGGAAAGTCAACGTTTCTATCCAAAGTCACCAAGACCCGATCCGAAGTAGCTTCATATGCATTCACAACCCTCACAGCCATTCCCGGAGTGCTGGAATACGGCGGTGCAGAAATTCAGCTACTCGATTTACCAGGTATCATCGAGGGCGCTTCGGAGGGCAAGGGACGAGGTCGACAGGTTATTTCGGCTGCCAAGACGAGCGACCTGATTCTCATGGTCCTAGATGCAACGAAGCGAGCTGAGCAAAGAGCTCTGCTAGAGGCCGAATTGGAAGCTGTTGGCATCAGATTGAATCGCGAGCCCCC AAACATCTATCTCAAAGTCAAAACAGCAGGTGGCATGAAGATTACGTTTCAATCTCCACCCAACAGGCTGGACGAGAAGATGgtcttcaacatcctccgCGACTACAAGATTCTCAACTGCGAAGTGCTCATCCGGGACCCAGAGGCCACCGTTGATGAcctcatcgacatcatcatgaaggaCCACCGCAAGTACATCAAGTGCCTGTACGTCTACAACAAGATCGACAGCGTCTCGCTTGACTTTCTCGACAAGCTCGCCAGGGAAGACCACACAGTCGTCATGAGCTGCGAGCTGGACCTGGGCATTCAAGACGTCATCGACAGGTGCTGGAAGGAGCTCAAGCTGATTCGCATTTACACCAAGCGAAAGGGCACCGAGCCAGACTTTAACGAGGCTTTGATTGTGCGGAGTAACAGCACCATTGAGGACGTGTGCGACAGGATCCATCGCACGCTAAAGGACACATTCAAGTATGCCCTTGTTTGGGGCGCCAGCGCGAGACACATACCTCAGAGGGTGGGATTAGGACATCCCGTTGcggatgaagatgtcgtgTACATCGTGACGGCGTGGAAAGCATAG
- a CDS encoding spo12 family domain-containing protein, with amino-acid sequence MSSNKILGDRDVNAALADGQPLGKDVKSMEYHRQVFQSRMAQDGVKQYVSPSDTIMSPCTAKLSALRSKQVTKAKPKSLFAQASSKKLNNDENLIGTRPAQLDNPLGARSVKTTERTLTSRLR; translated from the exons ATGTCGAGCAACAAGATCCTCGGTGACAGAGACGTCAACGCCGCTCTAGCCGATGGGCAGCCTCTTGGCAAGGACGTCAAGAGCATGGAGTACCATCGCCAGGTGTTCCAATCCAGAATGGCTCAGGATGG AGTCAAGCAATACGTCTCTCCCTCCGATACTATCATGAGCCCCTGCACAGCAAAACTCTCTGCCCTGCGCAGCAAGCAAGTCACCAA GGCCAAACCAAAGTCTCTCTTCGCCCAGGCGAGCTCTAAGAAACTCAACAACGACGAGAACCTCATCGGCACAAGGCCCGCTCAGCTCGACAACCCTCTTGGTGCTAGAAGCGTTAAGACAACCGAGCGTACCCTGACCTCCCGACTTCGCTGA
- a CDS encoding acyl-CoA dehydrogenase, middle domain-containing protein produces the protein MSARIPALVSAHVSEAARQKIDIVAKFVEEECIPADPVLEAQVGEGDNRWENHPSIIEELKDKARKLGLWNMFLPKGFYAESPGWTNLEYALMAEWLGRSRSASEACNCAAPDTGNMEVVAKYGNAAQKEEWLKPLMEGKIRSAFLMTEPEVASSDATNIQLQITRDGDHYVLNGSKWWSSGAGDPRCKLYIVMGKTDPKNADPYKQQSVILVPAGLPGITIKRMLKVYGYDDAPHGHGHITFNNVRVPAKNLVLGEGRGFEIIQGRLGPGRIHHAMRSIGAAEQALDWMLTRVNDENKKPFGKLLREHGVILEWIAKSRIEIDAARLIVLNAAVKMDQEGPKKALTEIAEAKVLIPQTALNVIDRAVQAYGGAGVSQETPLANMWAGIRTLRLADGPDEVHLQQMGRNENKRGKETAAKLKWQKAKTAELLKRYGVELAEPGTKIKHTAKL, from the exons ATGTCGGCTCGAATCCCAGCTCTT GTTTCAGCACACGTCAGCGAGGCGGCGCGACAGAAGATTGACATTGTCGCCAAGTTTGTCGAAGAAGAATGCATTCC CGCCGATCCCGTCCTTGAAGCCCAGGTTGGCGAAGGCGATAACCGCTGGGAGAACCACCCGTCTATCatcgaggagctcaaggacaaggcacGCAAGCTGGGCTTGTGGAACATGTTCCTGCCCAAGGGCTTCTACGCCGAGTCTCCCGGCTGGACCAACCTCGAGTATGCCCTCATGGCAGAGTGGCTGGGCCGCTCGCGCAGCGCCTCGGAGGCGTGCAACTGCGCTGCTCCCGATACAGGCAACATGGAGGTCGTGGCCAAGTACGGCAATGCCGCGCAGAAGGAGGAGTGGCTGAAGCCCCTGATGGAGGGCAAGATTCGCTCGGCTTTCCTGATGACTGAGCCCGAGGTCGCGTCATCGGATGCCACCAACATTCAGCTCCAGATCACTCGCGACGGCGACCACTACGTCCTCAATGGCTCCAAGTGGTGGTCCAGCGGCGCTGGCGACCCTCGATGCAAGCTCTACATCGTCATGGGCAAGACGGATCCCAAGAACGCTGATCCTTACAAGCAGCAGTCGGTCATCCTGGTCCCTGCTGGTCTGCCtggcatcaccatcaagagAATGCTCAAGGTCTACGGCTACGACGACGCTCcccacggccacggccacATCACCTTCAACAACGTCCGTGTTCCGGCCAAGAACCTAGTGCTCGGCGAGGGCCGCGGATTCGAGATTATCCAGGGCCGACTGGGACCTGGACGTATTCACCACGCTATGCGCAGCATTGGTGCT GCTGAGCAAGCTCTCGACTGGATGCTCACGCGCGTCAACGACGAAAACAAGAAGCCTTTCGGCAAGCTCCTGCGCGAACACGGCGTCATCCTCGAATGGATTGCCAAGTCGCGTATTGAGATCGATGCAGCACgcctcatcgtcctcaacGCCGCCGTCAAGATGGACCAGGAGGGCCCCAAGAAGGCTCTCACGGAGattgccgaggccaaggtcCTCATTCCCCAGACTGCTCTGAACGTCATTGACCGTGCCGTCCAGGCATACGGCGGTGCCGGTGTCTCTCAGGAGACTCCCCTGGCCAACATGTGGGCTGGCATCCGAACGCTTCGTCTGGCTGACGGCCCTGATGAGGtgcatctgcagcagatgGGCCGCAACGAGAACAAGCGCGGCAAGGAGACGGCGGCCAAGCTCAAGTGGCagaaggccaagacggcggagctgctgaagaggtACGGCGTTGAGCTTGCCGAGCCTGGCACCAAAATCAAGCACACTGCCAAGTTGTAA